The Moorena producens PAL-8-15-08-1 genomic interval AATCTTTTGTTGCCTCAAAAAGCTTTTAATAGCATTGACAGCAGTAGTCTGTTTACCGGCAAAACTGAAGGGCTGATAATCGGCATCATATCTCCCTGACACTCGTGGATGGCTCCGATAGTAAATTTTTGGGTTAAAGGTTCCATTCATAGGGAGAAAACCATGAGCATTGATGGCAAAAGTACTATAGCCAGTGTTGGCGGCAGTTAACTGTTTTGAAACCAGTTGCAGGTTGCAGGTTGCAGGGTCTAGGTTGCAGGGTCTAGGTTGCCGATTTGAAGTTAAGGTCGCTGTTGCCCAAAGTCTAGTTTCCGGTGCCCATTTTTGATAAAGTTTAGTAGTAACACTGGAAATAGTAGACTCAGAAATAGCTTGGCAAGTATTGGCTGATTCCTTTTGACTTTTAGGAAGTGTGGGGCGATCGCCTGCCAGCAAACGTTTATATCCTTCAGAGGCGACAAGGGATTGATAGGTGCGGTCTACTCGTCCACTATTGAAGGCACGCACCCCATCAGCCCAGATCACTAACCGTGGCAATTGTTCTGGAGTCAGGAGCTGACGAAGTTGGAAGTCAACAAATTGAGCTGTGGCACCATTGACCCCAAAATTGAAAACCTTTAGCTCTCCTTTGCCTAATATCCCTAAGGATTTTTGGAGTTGCTGAGGATCAAGCCCTTGCAATGCCCGGGAACTACCTACAATTAGAATGTCAGGCCTACCAACAGCAGCAATATAGGATAGATAAAGCCGCAACTGCTGATCAAATATGTCGTTATCAAAACTAGAGAAGGGCAAGGATGACGTGGTTGCTACTGCTTCTAGGTATGCCAACTCTAGGTTCTTGATATATTCAGCAATTTTTTTTTGAGCAAAAATCCGTTTAGGACTGTCTGCTGGGATGGCTTGCAAATCCTCAATCGCTTGAATCCACTCATTGATCACAAAATTCCAATCTTCTGTTGATCGAGCCAATTGTGCCATTGCAGTTGCTCTTCGTTCTTTTTTCATACCCTTGGTAATCGGATCAATAGAAGAGCAGGCTGGGGGAGAACCCTGATCGACTACTTGATTGCCAGGGGATACTGCTAGTGAGGGGAGTAGTGTGTTTGCTGCATGGTACAGTGGCGTAGTCTTCCAAAAGCCAGCGGCAAGTAGAAGTGATGCTATAGTAGCGCTACTGTATAGTCTAAACCAGAATTTCGGCATAGTTTCGATGGGGTACCCTCAACTTACTTCAATCAGTTCAAACAGAACTATGTTGACACTCCACCTTCTGAGAAGGAAGAGGATTCTTAGTGAGAGCGAGTCCAATATTATCTAGTTTAACACAACTTTTATCCCAATATATTAACGTAGTTTGCTCAGCTCATTCTATCTATAATTATCTATTATTAGGATAATGGTGTTTAGTTAAACCGTTCTGCTTCAGGCAATTTATAGTCAGATATTTTTTAGGTTTCACCAGATACTTGAATTAAAACAGTTCTGTCTCTAGGACCATCTAATTCAAGGAATAAAACCGATTGCCAGGTGCCCAAAGCTAATTTTCCATCAATAATAGGAATATATTCGCTGTTGTTTAACATCATGGCCATTAGGTGAGAGTGGGCATTGATCGGCTCATCAGGAGGTACAATCCTTAAGTGCAGGTCATTATGGAGATATTTACCATCTTTAGGGGCTAGCTTGTCTAGATGGACTTTGATATCTTCGAGTAATCGTTCTTCGTATTCATTAATTGCTAACGCAGTAGTTGTATGTCTGGAAAAAACTAAAGCATGACCGTTTTTAACCCCAGCAACCTCTAGTAATTGGCTGATGTAATCGGTGATATTGTAGATGGCTATAGGTTCGTGGGTTTTAAGTTCGATTATTTCACTCTTGACCAGCATGACTGCACACCAATAAACTAATAACGTTGACAATTAAACTAAAATACCAGAAATTTTGAAGATGAAAGAGCAATTGCTCCGTTGGCTTAACCAAATTTTAATGCTCGATGTTTTTCTAGTCTTATTGAGCTTTCTTTGGTTTGCGATCGCATTGGTTGGTCGTTCGGTTGGTATTCCCTTGGGACTGGAACTATGGTACAGCCTTTGGGAACCAGTATTTACTCCCGCCATTGGCGTGCTGATGGCTGGAGCAATTGTGAGTGGGCTAATTAACCAGATTTCTAAGCGTTTGACGTCTAATTAAGTGTCTAAGTGCGTAAGTGTGTAAATGCGTAAGTGCTTAAAAATTACCAATAACTATATAAATATGCATAGAACATGGACACTGATTCATCACTTATAGCACTACCCATTAAGGTGTTTGACATTGATAAAAGTTGAAAAGCTAATGCACGTCAACTTTTGCCTCTTGCCTCTTGCCTCTTGCCTCTTGCCTCTTGCCTCTTGCCTTCCCCTCCTGGGAGGGGTTAGGGGTGGGTTCCTCTTGCCTCTTGCCTCTTGCCTCTTGCCTCTTGCCTCTTGCCTCTTGCCTTGCGCGTAGCGCTATAATCCTTGATGCTTCATGCTTTATCCTTAATCCTTGATACTTCATTTGATAATTTTTCTAGGAAAGAGCCATGTTGCGTAACGCTTTGTTGGTCTTAACCATGATTTTCATAGTCGGTTTGGCAAACCCGAGCACTGCCCAAACCGCTGACTACCCCAGTCTTTGGGATAAATTAGCTGAACTAAAGTCCCATGAGTTTGTGGATTTAACCCATACCTTTCATCCCCAGATTCCCCACTGGCCAGGCTTTGATCCTGAAACACGGACTACAATCTACTACTACGATGAGATGATTGGCACCAAGGGGTCTGGATTTTGGGCACAGCGCTATAATATTCCTGGTCAGTGGGGTACCCACGTTGATCCGCCAGCTCATTTCGTCAGGGGTAAACGGTTTCAGGATGAAATCCCGGTCACTGAAATGGTGCTACCCCTGGTGGTAATCGATGTCAGCGACAAGGTCACTCAGAACACCGACTATCAAATTACCCTGGAAGATGTACAAGCTTGGGAACAGAAATATGGTTTGGTGCCAGAAGGGGCATTTGTAGCAATGCGTACGGATTGGTCTAAGGCTTGGCCTAGTATGACCAAAATGCGAAATGCTGATGCTAATGGTATTGCCCATTATCCTGGCTGGAGTGCTGAAGTACTGAAATATCTGTACGAAGAACGCTACATTACTGCTTCCGGTCATGAACCAACTGATACTGACCCTGGAATTGCCACTAGCCAAGGGGACTATTCCCTAGAAAATTATATTCTCAGCCAAGACAAGTATCAGATCGAGTTGCTGACTAACTTGGATCAGGTGCCGGAGTATGGTGCGATCGCAATCGTAACGTTTCCTAAGCCCCTGAAAGGTTCTGGTTTCCCAGCAAGGGTCTTCGCAATTATTCCGTAGTAAGGCAAGAGGCAAGAGGCAAGAGGCAAGAGGCAAGAAATTATATAGGAATTTTTGGTGGCGATGCAGCGCGGTCTTGAGGAACTGCCGTGGTTTCCCCCATTCGCGCTTTGCATCAAGACAAGGTCAAAAACTCTAAGCCCTATATATATTTAGGAAGCTTTGGTAGATTCATGTTCTTGATGCAGCGCGGTAAAATAATTCTATGGGAAGAGATTATTGGTGACAATTTAAGTTTGTTTGCTATTTGTAAATCATGTTGTTACAAAGTATTACTAAATCTCAAAGCGAAGGACACACTAGCCTGAGCTTGGTTTATATTTAGCCTAACAGCGAGACAGTCGGACTATTGAGTGAACCCAAAATAGCCATACCGAAGAAATCAGCTTGGTGCTGCCCCTATTGAGACCCAGCCGCCAAGTTATTGAACAGTTCAAATATTATCTAGAGCGGAAAACAGAAATTAATCGGAGAAAACATGAATATATTTTCCAACCCCTTAAAGTTAAAGTTCATAGGGGTATCTTTGTTGGTAAATCAATTACTGTTGATGGTGTCGTCTATAGCACTAGCTTACGATAATAATGTAGACTCAGACAAATTGCAGGTTATCAAATTAGAACCAGGTATGCAAGTTACCATAAACTATAAACTTGGAATGCCTGGGGGGAATAAGCTAGAAGAGCAAGCTTTTTCAGTTTATAAGCTTTCATCATCTGATAAGTCTGATGGTGATGATGCAGTTCGTCTTTGGCGTAGGAGTGATGAGATGAATTACATTCCATTCTACTATTCTAATGACGAGGATAAACCAAACTATTTAGCCATTGCCTATCATGCTTGGTCACCAAGTGGTTCAAGGTGGTTTAATTTAGCTGCGACAAACAAAAAATTAGTTGGACAAGAAGGGAATAAAAAAACTATCCATATTAGCTATCCCAAAGGTGGAGCAGCGAATCCTTCCCTCACGATAACCCTCGAAAGGGATCCACTCAAGATATATTAATGGGGCTGAGAGGGTTGAACTCTCAGCAATCCGAATGCACTCAAATTGGCTGCGGGCAAACTATATGCTTTTAGGTTCTTGCCGACGAGTTGGCAAGTCCTTTGCCTGTCTGAGTACGGGTAATAACTTTTTGAATACCCTTAAAGAACAACTCAGCCAAAAAAGTCAAGAATCTTTTTCCTTAACTTGTCACCAATGGAAGAGGTTATCTGCCGAGAGACAGATCTAACCTAAGAGCAGTAGCTCGATTGCTCAATTTAGAGGACACAAAGATGAAAGGAATTTTCGGTGCTCTACTCCCAGGACTGATCACAACCGGTTTTCTAGGCGCAACACTACTACCCGCTGCACCGGCAGCTGCTGGTGATTTACTAAGAGATATCGGTATTGGTGCTGCTGCTGGTGCGGTAGTTGGAGAATTAACTGACAACGGCTCATTGATTGGTAATAGTGCCAATGGCGCTGCTGCTGGTGCTGCTGTCAATGCTACGAAGCGCAATAGAACTAGAGCTCGCCGTAACAGTGCCGGGAGTCTAGTTCAAGATGCAGGGTTTGGTGCTGCTGCTAGTGTGGTGACTGGCGTGATCATTGATAATGGCTCCGTGGTAGATAATGCGGTCAAAGGTGCTGCTACTGGTCTAACCATTAACCTTCTAGACCGTTGAGATTTCCAAGTAGCCCATACCTTGGGATTCTTTAATCCTCGGTTACCGATGTTTATTGGTAATCTACCTACTTAGGTCTGAACCTAAGTTAATTGTTAGGTTAGCTTTGTTTAGGATAAATGCTGCATGATTAAGGTCAGCATTTATCCTGTTGCCCTAGCTCAAAGGAAAAACCAATGCGATCGCGAAGCGGTTCCAAAGGAACATCCCATTCGCCCCCTACCAATTAGGATGCGCTATCACCACTATCCAAACCATATCCGCCACCTCCAGGAGTCTCAATCACAAACACATCACCTGTATTCATTTCCACTACCCCAGTATTACCCAACTCTTCAACAGTTCCATCCCTGCGTTCCACATAATTTTTTCCCAAAGCACCCGCTTCACCACCATTTAACCCAAAAGGCTTGACCACTCGACGTCCAGATAGAATTCCTGCAGTCATAGGTTCTAGGAAACGAATCTGGCGAATTACGCCATTCCCGCCACAATGAACGCCCTTACCGCCACTATCAGGGCGAATCCCAAACCTATCCAAAAGTACTGGAAATCGCCATTCCAACACTTCTGGGTCAGTTAAGCGAGAATTGGTCATGTGAGTATGTACTGCATCTGTTCCATCAAAATCAACCCCTGCCCCAGAGCCTCCACAAATGGTTTCATAGTATTGATAGCGCTCATTGCCAAAGGTAAAATTATTCATAGTACTCTGAGATGCCGCCATCACTCCTAAGGCACCATAGAGCGCATCGGTTATGGCTTGGGATGTTTCCACATTCCCCGCTACCACTGCTGCTGGATAACGGGGATTCAGCATAGAACCTTCCGGAATAATCACCTCCAAAGGCTTCAGACAACCGGCATTCAGGGGAATATCATCATCCACTAGGGTGCGGAAAACGTATAGCACTGCTGCTTTGCATACCGCTGACGGTGCATTAAAATTACTATCTAACTGAGCAGACGTACCGGTAAAATCAATCTTGGCACTACGGTTGTTCCGGTCAATAGTAATCGTGACCTGAATCTTAGCACCCCCATCTAACTGATAGCTGAAACTGCCATCTGTCAGCACATCAATTACCCGGCGCACCGACTCTTCAGCATTATCTTGGACATAACCCATATAGGCTTGCACTGTTTCTAATCCATAGTGCGCTACCATCTGCCGTAACTCTTGTACACCTTTCTCATTGGCAGCAATCTGTGCTTGTAAATCTGCTATATTCTGAGTCAGATTCCGGACTGGGTATTGACCCCCTAACAGAAGTTGGGTTATTTCATTGTCTCGGAATTTACCATTCTCAACCAGCAGGAAATTGTCAATTAATACCCCTTCTTCCTTGACGCTGGTACTATTAGGAGGCATCGAACCAGGAGTGATACCACCGATGTCAGCATGGTGTCCTCGGGAAGCTACAAAGAATAAAGGGGAGAGGGGAGAAGGTTCCTTGGAGTCAGAGGATGAAGGAGAATCAATTAGCCCTAGGGAAGAGTTGAGGAAAACTGGAGTAACAAGGGTGACATCTGGGAGATGAGTGCCACCGTTATAGGGATTGTTGAGAATATAGACATCCCCAGGTTTGAGACTATCACCATGGGCATCAATCAAGCTGCGGACACTTTCACTCATTGACCCCAAAT includes:
- a CDS encoding secondary thiamine-phosphate synthase enzyme YjbQ yields the protein MLVKSEIIELKTHEPIAIYNITDYISQLLEVAGVKNGHALVFSRHTTTALAINEYEERLLEDIKVHLDKLAPKDGKYLHNDLHLRIVPPDEPINAHSHLMAMMLNNSEYIPIIDGKLALGTWQSVLFLELDGPRDRTVLIQVSGET
- a CDS encoding cyclase family protein, with product MLRNALLVLTMIFIVGLANPSTAQTADYPSLWDKLAELKSHEFVDLTHTFHPQIPHWPGFDPETRTTIYYYDEMIGTKGSGFWAQRYNIPGQWGTHVDPPAHFVRGKRFQDEIPVTEMVLPLVVIDVSDKVTQNTDYQITLEDVQAWEQKYGLVPEGAFVAMRTDWSKAWPSMTKMRNADANGIAHYPGWSAEVLKYLYEERYITASGHEPTDTDPGIATSQGDYSLENYILSQDKYQIELLTNLDQVPEYGAIAIVTFPKPLKGSGFPARVFAIIP